One window from the genome of Candidatus Marinimicrobia bacterium CG08_land_8_20_14_0_20_45_22 encodes:
- a CDS encoding transcription termination/antitermination factor NusG, protein MEWYVLKIFSGKEKKIREAIMHEAEHADMQKYIEDVLVPSENIMEMREGKKRVRNKVFFPGYVLVKMEITKESQYLVENVPGVMSFAGASGKPIPLKPEEVKRVLGEVEKKDGREVLAIPFKLGDPVKVADGPFIDFRGIVQEINEDKKRLKVMVSIFGRPTPVELDFLQVELEK, encoded by the coding sequence GAATGGTATGTATTAAAAATATTTTCCGGTAAGGAAAAAAAGATCCGAGAGGCAATCATGCACGAAGCCGAACACGCCGATATGCAGAAATACATCGAGGATGTTCTCGTTCCGTCAGAGAATATTATGGAGATGCGCGAAGGGAAAAAGCGCGTGCGAAATAAAGTATTTTTTCCCGGTTATGTGTTGGTGAAAATGGAGATAACCAAAGAATCTCAGTATCTTGTCGAAAATGTCCCCGGTGTCATGAGTTTTGCTGGCGCGTCAGGGAAGCCGATTCCACTAAAACCAGAAGAGGTGAAGCGGGTTTTAGGCGAAGTCGAGAAGAAAGACGGACGGGAAGTACTTGCGATTCCGTTCAAGTTGGGCGATCCGGTCAAGGTAGCTGATGGACCGTTTATCGATTTCAGAGGAATCGTTCAGGAAATCAATGAAGACAAGAAGAGATTGAAAGTCATGGTCAGCATTTTTGGCCGTCCGACTCCTGTAGAGTTAGATTTTTTACAA